In Raphanus sativus cultivar WK10039 chromosome 5, ASM80110v3, whole genome shotgun sequence, the following proteins share a genomic window:
- the LOC108861327 gene encoding protein ETHYLENE INSENSITIVE 3, protein MMFNEIGMCGNMDFFSPASLGEVDFCPAAPTTHPEQPDSVVEDDYTDDEIDVDELERRMWRDKMRLKRLKEQDKSGSSGSKEGVDAAKQRQSQEQARRKKMSRAQDGILKYMLKMMEVCKAQGFVYGIIPENGKPVTGASDNLREWWKDKVRFDRNGPAAISKYQAENNIPGVREGNTPIGPTPHTLQELQDTTLGSLLSALMQHCDPPQRRFPLEKGVPPPWWPNGKEDWWPQLGLPKDQGPAPYKKPHDLKKAWKVGVLTAVIKHMFPDIAKIRKLVRQSKCLQDKMTAKESATWLAIINQEESLARELYPESCPPVSLSGGGSCSLLMNDCSQYDVEGLEKETTHYEVEELKPEKVMNPSNFAANFPVKEEVPSGNLEFMRKRKPNRDLNTLMDRTIFTCENTGCAHGDVSRGFLDRNSRDNHQFVCPHRDTCIPYGAAAAAAAPSRFHINEVKPVVGFSQPRPVNSVSQPIDLTGIGVPEDGQKMISELMSMYDRNVQSNQNQTVMENHGVSLLQPTVQNHQEHLQFQGNMVEGSFFEDLNIPNRVNNNNNGSNQAFFQGNNNNTSNHQTFFQGNNNNGFKYDTAHTNNSFEAAHNNSSSNRFQLVFDSPPFDMASFDYRDDMSMPGTMDAMQQQKQQDVSIWF, encoded by the coding sequence ATGATGTTCAACGAGATTGGAATGTGCGGGAACATGGACTTCTTCTCTCCCGCGTCTCTAGGAGAAGTCGACTTCTGTCCCGCGGCACCCACCACACACCCCGAACAACCCGACTCAGTCGTCGAAGACGACTACACCGACGACGAGATCGACGTGGACGAGCTCGAGAGGAGGATGTGGAGGGACAAGATGCGCCTCAAGCGTCTCAAGGAGCAGGACAAGAGCGGCAGCAGCGGCAGCAAAGAAGGAGTGGACGCCGCCAAGCAGAGGCAGTCTCAGGAGCAAGCcaggaggaagaagatgtcCAGAGCTCAAGACGGGATCTTGAAGTACATGCTGAAGATGATGGAGGTCTGCAAAGCTCAGGGCTTTGTCTACGGGATCATCCCCGAGAACGGGAAGCCCGTCACGGGGGCTTCCGATAATCTCAGGGAGTGGTGGAAAGATAAGGTGAGGTTTGATCGTAACGGTCCTGCTGCGATAAGTAAGTACCAAGCGGAGAACAACATTCCCGGGGTTCGTGAAGGGAACACTCCCATTGGACCTACTCCGCATACCTTGCAGGAGCTTCAGGACACGACTCTCGGGTCGCTTCTGTCGGCGTTGATGCAGCACTGTGATCCTCCTCAGAGGCGGTTTCCTTTGGAGAAAGGCGTGCCGCCTCCGTGGTGGCCTAACGGGAAGGAGGACTGGTGGCCTCAGCTTGGTTTGCCTAAGGATCAAGGCCCTGCTCCTTATAAGAAGCCTCATGATCTGAAGAAGGCGTGGAAGGTCGGTGTTTTGACGGCGGTTATCAAGCATATGTTTCCTGATATTGCTAAGATCAGGAAGCTTGTGAGGCAGTCTAAATGCTTGCAGGATAAGATGACTGCTAAAGAGAGTGCTACTTGGCTTGCGATTATTAACCAGGAGGAGTCCTTGGCTCGTGAGCTTTACCCTGAGTCTTGCCCTCCTGTTTCTTTGTCCGGTGGGGGAAGCTGCTCGCTTCTGATGAATGATTGTAGTCAGTACGACGTTGAGGGGCTGGAGAAGGAGACTACTCACTATGAAGTGGAGGAGCTCAAGCCGGAGAAAGTGATGAATCCTTCCAACTTTGCTGCTAACTTCCCTGTAAAGGAAGAAGTTCCATCAGGGAACTTGGAGTTCATGAGGAAGAGGAAGCCAAACAGAGATCTGAATACTCTAATGGACAGAACGATCTTCACCTGCGAGAACACTGGGTGTGCGCATGGAGATGTCAGCCGTGGTTTTCTGGATAGGAACTCGAGAGACAACCATCAGTTTGTTTGTCCACATCGAGACACCTGCATACCCTATGGAGCAGCAGCAGCGGCAGCAGCACCGTCCAGGTTCCATATCAACGAAGTTAAACCTGTCGTTGGATTCTCTCAGCCAAGGCCAGTGAACTCGGTTTCCCAGCCAATTGACTTAACAGGTATTGGAGTTCCTGAAGATGGACAGAAGATGATCTCCGAGCTCATGTCCATGTACGACAGAAACGTCCAGAGCAACCAAAACCAAACTGTCATGGAGAATCATGGTGTGTCACTGCTTCAACCAACGGTTCAGAATCATCAAGAACATCTTCAGTTCCAAGGAAACATGGTGGAAGGAAGCTTCTTTGAAGACTTGAACATACCAAACAGagttaacaacaacaacaacggtaGCAACCAAGCGTTCTTCCAagggaacaacaacaacactagCAACCACCAAACGTTTTTCCAAGGGAACAACAACAATGGGTTCAAGTACGACACTGCACACACCAACAACAGCTTCGAAGCTGCGCATAacaacagcagcagcaacagGTTTCAGCTTGTGTTTGATTCTCCACCGTTCGATATGGCCTCATTCGATTACAGAGATGATATGTCAATGCCGGGAACGATGGATGCTATGCAGCAGCAGAAGCAGCAAGATGTATCCATTTGGTTCTAA
- the LOC108861326 gene encoding DNA topoisomerase 6 subunit B isoform X1 encodes MAGDDSPAETKKGSSKNSKNSKESKESTLKQKSPAEFFAENKNIAGFDNPGKSLYTTVRELVENALDSSESISELPEVEVTIEEIGKSKFNSMIGLIDRERVDTQLYDDYETDKAREKRLVKEARASEIQAKNLASGKKNKEPGVSKVLKARGEASYYKVTCKDNGKGMPHDDIPNMFGRVLSGTKYGLKQTRGKFGLGAKMALIWSKMSTGLPIEISSSMKSQNYVTFCRLDIDIHRNIPHIHLHEKKANKEKWHGAEIQVVIEGNWTTYRSKILHYMRQMAVITPYAQFLFRFISETPEKNVTVKFTRRTDVMPPIPIETKHHPSSVDLLLIKRLVTDTSKKTLLQFLQNEFVNINKNLAARLIGEMGPDFSPGMAVKSVTAQQMVRIHQLFRQAKFDDPSGDCLSPAGEYNLRLGIIKELHPDMVATHSGSAQVFEGHPFIVEAGVSVGGRDVKQGMNIFRFANRIPLLFEQGGDVVTRTALKRINWNSYKINQTQDKIGVFVSIVSTKIPFKGTGKEYIGDDISEIATAVKSAIQQCCIQLKSKIVKRLQAREQQERKRSLSRYIPDATGAVYEVLKQMTEEHTNKRKRYKEEDTAMLEKVSKHIITKETLKEKLAEHVEQVDYEMALEYATQSGVSEEPRENIYLQQLNPSHSNFIDLHSPTFVFRLIL; translated from the exons ATGGCGGGAGATGATAGTCCAGCTGAAACGAAGAAAGGAAGCTCCAAGAACTCGAAGAACAGTAAAGAGAGCAAAGAGAGCACTCTCAAGCAGA AATCTCCGGCTGAGTTTTTCGCCGAGAACAAGAACATTGCTGGATTCGATAAT cCAGGGAAGTCGCTGTACACTACAGTGAGAGAGCTTGTTGAAAACGCTCTTGATTCCTCTGAGTCCATTTCCGAGCTCCCTGAGGTTGAAGTTACTAT CGAAGAGATTGGAAAATCTAAGTTCAATTCCATGATTGGTCTTATCGATCGTGAACGTGTTGACACCCAGCTCTATGATGACTATGAGACTGACAAGGCCCGTGAG AAAAGGTTAGTGAAGGAAGCTCGTGCCAGTGAGATACAAGCCAAAAATTTGGCTTCcggaaagaaaaacaaagagcCTGGAGTCTCTAAGGTCTTAAAGGCCCGTGGGGAAGCATCCTATTACAAGGTTACATGTAAG GATAATGGTAAGGGCATGCCACATGATGACATCCCAAATATGTTTGGAAGAG TTCTGTCTGGGACGAAGTATGGACTGAAGCAAACTCGTGGAAAGTTTGGTTTGGGGGCAAAGATG GCTTTAATTTGGTCCAAAATGAGTACAGGCCTCCCCATAGAGATCTCTTCATCTATGAAGAGCCAAAACTATGTTACGTTCTGCAGATTGGATATTGATATTCACAG GAACATCCCTCATATTCATCTACACGAAAAGAAGGCCAACAAAGAGAAATGGCATGGGGCCGAAATACAGGTGGTAATTGAAGGAAACTGGACAACATACAGA tcAAAGATCTTGCACTACATGCGCCAAATGGCTGTTATTACTCCTTATGCGCAGTTTCTATTCAGATTTATTTCAGAAACACCCGA gAAAAATGTCACTGTAAAATTTACTCGAAGAACGGATGTGATGCCCCCAATTCCTATAGAGACAAAGCACCATCCATCGTCAGTTGACTTGCTGCTTATCAAGCGCCTTGTTACAGACACTTCCAAAAAGACCCTTCTGCAGTTTCTTCAGAATGAATTTGTGAATATTAACAAAAACCTTGCAGCCCGATTAATCG GGGAAATGGGACCCGATTTCAGCCCTGGCATGGCTGTCAAGTCTGTGACAGCTCAGCAAATGGTGCGTATACATCAGTTATTCCGCCAAGCTAAATTTGACGACCCTAGTGGTGAT TGCCTTAGCCCGGCAGGAGAATACAATCTTCGTCTAGGGATTATCAAGGAGCTGCATCCAGATATGGTGGCAACGCATTCAGGCAG TGCTCAGGTCTTTGAAGGTCATCCTTTCATTGTTGAAGCTGGTGTTAGTGTGGGCGGAAGAGATGTAAAACAG GGGATGAACATATTCCGTTTTGCAAACCGTATTCCTCTCCTTTTTGAACAAGGAGGTGATGTTGTCACCAGGACAGCCTTAAAGAGAATCAA TTGGAATAGCTATAAGATTAATCAGACCCAAGATAAAATAGGAGTATTTGTGAGCATAGTGAGTACAAAAATTCCATTCAAAGGGACAGGGAAAGAATACATAGGAGATGACATCAGTGAGATAGCTACTGCGGTTAAG TCTGCAATTCAACAATGCTGCATTCAATTGAAATCCAAAATAGTCAAGAGACTTCAAGCACGCGAACAACAAGAGAGAAAACGCAGCTTGAGCAG GTACATTCCGGATGCAACGGGAGCGGTGTACGAGGTTCTAAAACAAATGACAGAAGAACATACAAATAAGAGAAAACGTTATAAAGAGGAGGATACAGCTATGCTTGAGAAAGTGTCTAAACATATAATCACAAAAGAAACATTGAAAGAAAAGCTTGCTGAGCATGTGGAACAG GTGGATTACGAGATGGCATTAGAGTATGCAACACAAAGTGGAGTGAGTGAAGAACCCagagaaaatatatatctcCAACAATTGAATCCCAGTCATTCCAACTTCATTGACCTTCACAGTCCAACCTTTGTCTTTAGGCTCATCTTGTAA
- the LOC108856700 gene encoding lysine-specific demethylase JMJ30 encodes MSGATTAASSGNNHSLHLPTPTLDAESQSLLQSISAQGGYAYARMAALAVAGDRSAAEAARDMAWEQLHSGPWHSVLPVWRDAYSMACLRVAKFHFAAGEFGEALGALDMGLIMGGMLLRKDLHDSVLLVSSEARKKAKNSLQASGEDFKGEKLVPEVPVDVNEVLKILPLRSLSSGRVEKRSDLSMEGFLRNYFQTGTPVVITNCMAHWPARTKWNHLDYLNAVAGNRTVPVEVGKNYLCSDWKQELVTFSKFLERMRTNRSTSSVEPTYLAQHPLFDQINELRGDICIPDYCFVGGGELQSLNAWFGPAGTVTPLHHDPHHNILAQVVGKKYIRLYPSSLQDELYPYSETMLCNSSQVDLDNIDKNEFPKAVELEFMDCILEEGEMLYIPPKWWHYVRSLTMSFSVSFWWSNETESSDS; translated from the exons ATGTCAGGAGCCACCACCGCCGCTTCCTCCGGAAACAACCACAGCCTCCATCTCCCGACCCCAACCCTCGACGCCGAGTCGCAGTCCCTCCTGCAATCCATCTCCGCTCAAGGCGGTTACGCCTACGCTCGCATGGCGGCGCTAGCAGTCGCCGGCGACCGAAGCGCGGCGGAGGCGGCGCGTGATATGGCCTGGGAGCAGCTCCACTCCGGCCCCTGGCACTCCGTTCTCCCCGTCTGGCGCGACGCCTACTCCATGGCGTGTCTCCGCGTCGCCAAGTTCCACTTCGCCGCCGGGGAGTTCGGGGAAGCCCTCGGCGCGCTCGACATGGGTCTCATCATGGGCGGGATGCTTCTCCGCAAGGACCTCCACGACTCTGTGCTCTTGGTCTCCTCCGAGGCTCGCAAGAAGGCCAAGAATAGTCTCCAAGCTTCCGGAGAAGATTTCAAGGGTGAGAAGTTGGTCCCTGAAGTTCCCGTCGACGTCAATGAG GTGCTAAAGATTCTACCTTTGAGGTCGTTGAGTAGTGGAAGAGTAGAGAAGAGGTCTGATTTATCTATGGAGGGGTTTCTGCGTAATTATTTTCAGACAGGTACGCCTGTTGTTATAACCAATTGTATGGCTCATTGGCCTGCTAGGACCAAGTGGAACCACTTGGACTATCTCAACGCTGTCGCTGGTAACCGTACCGTTCCCGTCGAG GTGGGGAAAAACTATTTGTGTTCTGATTGGAAGCAAGAGCTTGTGACTTTCTCCAAGTTCCTTGAACGGATGAGGACCAATAGATCCACGTCGTCCGTGGAGCCTACTTATCTTGCTCAGCATCCCTTGTTTGaccag ATAAATGAACTGAGAGGTGATATATGTATTCCTGATTACTGTTTTGTCGGTGGAGGGGAACTCCAGTCTCTTAATGCTTGGTTTGGCCCGGCTGGGACAGTCACCCCATTACACCATGATCCACATCATAATATACTTGCTCAG GTTGTTGGTAAGAAGTATATAAGGCTTTACCCATCCTCGTTGCAAGACGAACTTTACCCTTATTCTGAGACAATGCTTTGCAACTCTAGCCAg GTTGATCTTGACAACATTGACAAGAACGAGTTCCCAAAGGCGGTGGAGCTAGAGTTTATGGATTGTATCCTAGAGGAAGGCGAGATGTTGTACATCCCTCCCAAATGGTGGCACTATGTCAGGTCTTTAACAATGAGTTTCTCGGTTAGCTTCTGGTGGAGCAATGAAACAGAGTCATCTGATTCGTAG
- the LOC108861329 gene encoding uncharacterized protein LOC108861329, with translation MANLPPSLSMGTPFGGPSTSVGAPAANKDRNLASAEQLVLDLSNPELRENALLELSKKRELFQDLAPLLWNSFGTIAALLQEIVSIYSVLAPPNLTPAQSNRVCNSLALLQCVASHSDTRMLFLKAHIPLYLYPFLNTTSKSRPFEYLRLTSLGVIGALVKVDDTEVISFLLSTEIIPLCLRTMEMGSELSKTVATFIVQKILLDDVGMDYICTTAERFFAVGRVLGNMVQSLVEQPSPRLLKHIIRCYLRLSDNPRACAALGSCLPDSLRDGTFSNCLREDQIARRWLQQLVHNVGVGRVPSHQGGGFEHML, from the exons ATGGCTAATCTGCCTCCATCTCTCTCCATGGGCACTCCTTTCGGTGGTCCCAGCACGTCGGTCGGAGCTCCGGCGGCGAACAAAGATCGAAACTTGGCATCGGCAGAGCAGTTGGTTCTCGATCTCAGCAATCCTGAACTCAGAGAAAATGCTCTTCTCGAGCTTTCCAAG AAAAGAGAACTATTTCAGGATTTGGCGCCTCTCTTGTGGAACTCTTTCGGTACCATTGCCGCCTTGTTACAG GAGATAGTGTCTATTTACTCTGTTCTTGCACCTCCAAATCTGACTCCTGCTCAGTCCAACCGTGTTTGCAACTCACTCGCCCTTCTTCAG TGCGTAGCATCTCATTCCGACACGAGGATGTTATTTCTCAAGG CTCACATCCCATTGTACCTTTATCCCTTCCTGAATACAACGAGTAAGTCAAGACCTTTCGAATACTTGCGCCTTACTAGCTTAGGTGTCATTGGTGCTCTTGTCAAG GTTGATGACACAGAGGTCATTAGCTTCCTTCTTTCAACTGAAATTATTCCTCTGTGCCTCCGCACCATGGAGATGGGGAGTGAGCTGTCCAAAACT GTTGCGACATTCATTGTTCAAAAGATCTTGTTGGATGACGTGGGGATGGATTACATCTGCACAACAGCAGAGCGTTTTTTTGCTGTTGGTAGAGTGTTGGGAAATATGGTTCAGTCACTCGTTGAGCAGCCTTCTCCACGCCTTTTGAAGCATATCATTCGTTGTTACCTCCGTTTATCAGACAACCCAAG GGCTTGTGCTGCACTTGGAAGCTGTCTCCCTGACTCGCTACGAGATGGGACCTTCAGCAATTGTCTTCGC gaGGATCAAATCGCGAGGAGGTGGCTGCAACAGCTGGTTCACAATGTTGGAGTTGGTCGAGTCCCATCACATCAAGGTGGAGGATTTGAGCACATGCTCTGA
- the LOC108861326 gene encoding DNA topoisomerase 6 subunit B isoform X2, with protein MIGLIDRERVDTQLYDDYETDKAREKRLVKEARASEIQAKNLASGKKNKEPGVSKVLKARGEASYYKVTCKDNGKGMPHDDIPNMFGRVLSGTKYGLKQTRGKFGLGAKMALIWSKMSTGLPIEISSSMKSQNYVTFCRLDIDIHRNIPHIHLHEKKANKEKWHGAEIQVVIEGNWTTYRSKILHYMRQMAVITPYAQFLFRFISETPEKNVTVKFTRRTDVMPPIPIETKHHPSSVDLLLIKRLVTDTSKKTLLQFLQNEFVNINKNLAARLIGEMGPDFSPGMAVKSVTAQQMVRIHQLFRQAKFDDPSGDCLSPAGEYNLRLGIIKELHPDMVATHSGSAQVFEGHPFIVEAGVSVGGRDVKQGMNIFRFANRIPLLFEQGGDVVTRTALKRINWNSYKINQTQDKIGVFVSIVSTKIPFKGTGKEYIGDDISEIATAVKSAIQQCCIQLKSKIVKRLQAREQQERKRSLSRYIPDATGAVYEVLKQMTEEHTNKRKRYKEEDTAMLEKVSKHIITKETLKEKLAEHVEQVDYEMALEYATQSGVSEEPRENIYLQQLNPSHSNFIDLHSPTFVFRLIL; from the exons ATGATTGGTCTTATCGATCGTGAACGTGTTGACACCCAGCTCTATGATGACTATGAGACTGACAAGGCCCGTGAG AAAAGGTTAGTGAAGGAAGCTCGTGCCAGTGAGATACAAGCCAAAAATTTGGCTTCcggaaagaaaaacaaagagcCTGGAGTCTCTAAGGTCTTAAAGGCCCGTGGGGAAGCATCCTATTACAAGGTTACATGTAAG GATAATGGTAAGGGCATGCCACATGATGACATCCCAAATATGTTTGGAAGAG TTCTGTCTGGGACGAAGTATGGACTGAAGCAAACTCGTGGAAAGTTTGGTTTGGGGGCAAAGATG GCTTTAATTTGGTCCAAAATGAGTACAGGCCTCCCCATAGAGATCTCTTCATCTATGAAGAGCCAAAACTATGTTACGTTCTGCAGATTGGATATTGATATTCACAG GAACATCCCTCATATTCATCTACACGAAAAGAAGGCCAACAAAGAGAAATGGCATGGGGCCGAAATACAGGTGGTAATTGAAGGAAACTGGACAACATACAGA tcAAAGATCTTGCACTACATGCGCCAAATGGCTGTTATTACTCCTTATGCGCAGTTTCTATTCAGATTTATTTCAGAAACACCCGA gAAAAATGTCACTGTAAAATTTACTCGAAGAACGGATGTGATGCCCCCAATTCCTATAGAGACAAAGCACCATCCATCGTCAGTTGACTTGCTGCTTATCAAGCGCCTTGTTACAGACACTTCCAAAAAGACCCTTCTGCAGTTTCTTCAGAATGAATTTGTGAATATTAACAAAAACCTTGCAGCCCGATTAATCG GGGAAATGGGACCCGATTTCAGCCCTGGCATGGCTGTCAAGTCTGTGACAGCTCAGCAAATGGTGCGTATACATCAGTTATTCCGCCAAGCTAAATTTGACGACCCTAGTGGTGAT TGCCTTAGCCCGGCAGGAGAATACAATCTTCGTCTAGGGATTATCAAGGAGCTGCATCCAGATATGGTGGCAACGCATTCAGGCAG TGCTCAGGTCTTTGAAGGTCATCCTTTCATTGTTGAAGCTGGTGTTAGTGTGGGCGGAAGAGATGTAAAACAG GGGATGAACATATTCCGTTTTGCAAACCGTATTCCTCTCCTTTTTGAACAAGGAGGTGATGTTGTCACCAGGACAGCCTTAAAGAGAATCAA TTGGAATAGCTATAAGATTAATCAGACCCAAGATAAAATAGGAGTATTTGTGAGCATAGTGAGTACAAAAATTCCATTCAAAGGGACAGGGAAAGAATACATAGGAGATGACATCAGTGAGATAGCTACTGCGGTTAAG TCTGCAATTCAACAATGCTGCATTCAATTGAAATCCAAAATAGTCAAGAGACTTCAAGCACGCGAACAACAAGAGAGAAAACGCAGCTTGAGCAG GTACATTCCGGATGCAACGGGAGCGGTGTACGAGGTTCTAAAACAAATGACAGAAGAACATACAAATAAGAGAAAACGTTATAAAGAGGAGGATACAGCTATGCTTGAGAAAGTGTCTAAACATATAATCACAAAAGAAACATTGAAAGAAAAGCTTGCTGAGCATGTGGAACAG GTGGATTACGAGATGGCATTAGAGTATGCAACACAAAGTGGAGTGAGTGAAGAACCCagagaaaatatatatctcCAACAATTGAATCCCAGTCATTCCAACTTCATTGACCTTCACAGTCCAACCTTTGTCTTTAGGCTCATCTTGTAA
- the LOC108861328 gene encoding uncharacterized protein YMR315W, producing the protein MANQSPPGIAILGAGIFVKTQYIPRLAEISDLLILKAIWSRSEKSAKGAVEVARKHFPGVMCKWGDEGLNEIIQDSSILGVAVVIAGQTQVEMSLKMLKAGKHVLQEKPAAASIGEIETAMTSYKNISAHSPCRPIWAVAENYRFEPAFVELKKLVEEIGDMMNVQLIIEGSMNSSNPYFSSSWRRNLDGGFILDMGVHYIAGLRMLVGCEVTTVSATTSHVDKTLPAPDNITSNFQLENGCSGVFVMVVSSRSPKILWRVVGLKGTVQLERGVQDGRHGYMATVYEEGGTSRTIFYPFSGVTEELKAFFSDISGTSKEQEPRLSYVEGARDVAVLEAMLESGARNGAIIPVKKF; encoded by the exons atggcGAATCAATCACCACCAGGAATCGCCATTCTCGGAGCTGGGATCTTCGTCAAGACGCAGTACATTCCTCGCTTGGCTGAGATCTCCGATCTCCTCATCCTCAAAGCCATTTGGAGCCGTTCCGAG AAATCTGCGAAAGGAGCTGTGGAGGTAGCACGGAAGCATTTTCCCGGAGTGATGTGCAAATGGGGAGATGAAGGATTGAATGAGATCATTCAAGATAGTTCCATACTTGGTGTTGCTGTTGTCATTGCTGGCCAAACCCAG GTTGAAATGTCACTGAAGATGCTCAAGGCAGGAAAGCACGTCCTTCAAG AGAAGCCCGCTGCTGCCT CAATCGGTGAGATTGAAACTGCAATGACAagctataaaaatatttctgcTCATTCCCCATGCCGTCCAATCTGGGCTGTGGCTGAAAATTATCGTTTTGAACCAGCTTTTGTTGAG TTGAAGAAACTAGTGGAAGAAATTGGGGATATGATGAACGTCCAACTTATTATTGAGGGATCAATGAACAGTTCGAACCCTTACTTCTCTAGCTCCTGGAGACGAAATTTGGAC GGTGGTTTCATCTTGGATATGGGTGTGCATTACATTGCAGGGTTAAGAATG CTTGTTGGATGTGAGGTAACAACAGTCTCAGCCACCACCTCCCATGTCGATAAGACTTTACCCGCACCAGACAATATAACATCAAACTT TCAGCTAGAGAACGGATGCTCTGGAGTTTTTGTTATGGTTGTGTCTTCAAGGTCTCCAAAG ataTTATGGAGAGTAGTTGGACTAAAGGGCACAGTTCAACTTGAGCGCGGAGTCCAAGATGGCCGACACGGCTACATG GCCACAGTTTACGAGGAAGGAGGGACGTCAAGGACCATCTTTTACCCGTTCAGTGGAGTGACTGAAGAGCTAAAAGCGTTCTTCAGCGACATTTCAGGGACTTCAAAG GAGCAAGAGCCTCGTCTATCATACGTGGAAGGTGCTCGGGACGTTGCTGTTCTTGAAGCAATGCTTGAATCTGGTGCAAGGAACGGAGCTATTATTCCCGTTAAGAAGTTCTAG